The DNA window CCTTTATCAACTTCCGATTTCACAGAAATCTCACCTTTATAATCTTCTACCATTTTTCTTACCATTGATAACCCTAATCCCATTCCACTATTTTTTGAAGTGAAATTAGGCTCAAATATTCTTTCATACATATTATCAGGAATACCTACCCCATTATCCTGCACAGAAATCATTACCCTTCTTTGATGCTGTTCTATATCGACATTAATGATTAATTTCCTATCATCACTTTGAGCCTGTTTCGCATTGGTAACAAGGTTTGTAATGATTCTTGAAAGATAAATCTTATCCATATTAATCATAATATTGGATTTGTTCGTATGAACGAAAACACTGTCATCGCTGAAAACCCGAAGAATATCCGCTATTTCTGCATTAAGGTTAATTGTCTCATTGTTTTTTTCAGGAAGCTTTGCAAATTCTGAAAATGCTGAAGCAACAGTAGCAATTAAATCGATCTGATCTACCATCGTCTTACTCATCAATTTCACCCTCTCCGTAACATTGGGATCCTGTGGATCGAATTTCCTTTCAAAATTCTGAATGGTAAGTTTCATAGGAGTCAAAGGATTTTTCACTTCATGAGCGACCTGCTTTGCCATTTCTCTCCATGCTTCCTCAGATGCTTTGAAACGAAGCCTTTCTTTTTGATCCTGAATCTGAAGGATCATCCTGTTATAAGCTCTTGCTAAGGCATTCAATTCATCATTCTTATAATATCTGATCGGACGCATTTCGTTCTCAAACAAAGTAATCCGGGTAATCATATCAGAAAATTTAGTAATATTTTTTGCTAAACTGTTTGATGTTACCCAACTGATCCATATACTAAATATGATAAGGAAAAAGTCAACTAAAAGGATATATTTAACATACTTATGAAGCACCTCCAGATAAGATGATTCATTATGATAAAGCGGAATATATACGATCCCTATTGGCTCCAAAACATTGTTTTTTAAAACCATATAAGAGGAAGTAAATACCGCATCTTTAGCCTGATCATAACCCCTGATATCCACTCTGGCATCAGTTGTCAGTATTCGATTAACAATATCTACCGGAATTGACTTTTGTGAGATCAATCCCTCATCTTTATTTGAAAGCAGATAATGACCTTTTAAATCGTAAATAACAATATCATGTTGATTAATATCTGCAATTTCGAAAATCTTATTTCCTAAAACTTGTGGAAGATCTTTTGTCTCAAGAATAGTACGACTTACAGCATAATCCAGAAATCTCATTACAGCACTGGTTTTTTCCTGCATGTCTATCTTACTTTGCTGTAATGAATTGCTTCTTAAAACAAAATAAGGAACAAGAGATGAAGCAACTACACTTAAAAGACATACCAACAAGAAACCGAAAAACACACGATTTCTCAAGCTATATCCTTTGTACTTATTAATTGCCATTCTGTTTATTAATTAACCTAGCAATATACTTACCAATTATATCAAATTCCAGATTTACTTTGTCTCCAATTTTTAAATGTTGCATATTGGTAAACTCCCAGGTATAAGGAATAATGGCTACCGAAAATTGAGAATCTTCACTTTTTGCTACTGTTAAACTTATTCCATTCATGGTAATTGAACCCTGAGGAACAGTTACAAAACCTCCTTCATTGTCATATTTAATGGTAATAAAATAACTTCCGTCTTTATTTTCAATTCCTGCAACCTCTCCCGTTTTATCGACATGCCCCTGAACAATATGCCCATCCAGTCTTCCGTCCATCTTCATACAGCGCTCCAGGTTCACAACTGTTCCAACGTTCCAATTTCCGAGATTCGTTTTTTCTAATGTTTCATTAATCGCTGTTACAACATATTGGTCATCTTTAATTTCAACAACCGTTAGACAACAACCGTTATGAGCCAGACTCTGATCTATTTTCAATTCATTGGTAAAGGGACAGGTTAAAGTAAAATCAATATTACTTCCTTTTTCCTCAATTTTCTCAATAACCCCAACTGCTTCAATAATTCCTGTGAACATATTATTTTTTGCTAAATTTGTAAAATTATAATCTTCAAAGATAATCAAAATGAGTCCAAAAAACTATAAAGTACGAGTAGGAATTTCAATAGGTGATTTCAATGGTATCGGCCCTGAAATCATCATGAAGTCTTTGAAAGACAAAACAATTACAGATTTTTTTACTCCGATAATTTTCGGATCAGGAAAACTTTTTACTTATCAGAAAAATATTTTTAAACTGAATCTTAATTTCAATTATATTAATGAAACTTCACAAGCGCAAGGCGGAAAGCTAAATATGGTAAACCTTGCAAAAGACAACTCCAATGTAGAATTAGGTGTTCCAACGGAAGAGTCTACCCAAATGGCAATTGCTTCTCTGGAAGCTGCTACTGAAGCTTTGATAAAAGGAGAAATCGATGTTCTTGTTACTGCTCCCATCAATAAAGATGAAATGGTAAAAATGGGCTTCAAGCACGCAGGTCATACCGGATATTTTGAAGAGAAATTCAATAAAAAAGGGCTAATGTTTCTAGTAACTGATGATTTAAAAGTAGCCGTTTCTACCCATCACATCCCTATTGCCAAGGTAGCAGAAAACATATCCAAAGAGAAAATCAAAAAGCAGATCAAAGCTTTAAACCAAACTCTAATAGAGGATTTCTGTATTCAGAAACCCAAAATTGCTGTATTAGGATTAAATCCTCACTCAGGAGATGGCGGAGTTATTGGAAGCGAGGAAATAGAAATTATAGGACCAGCTATAAAAGAACTGTCAGACAATGGAATTTTAGCTTTTGGCCCATTTCCCGCAGACAGCTTCTTTCAGCCCAATAAATACAAAAATTTCGATGCCGTTTTGGCAATGTATCATGATCAGGGATTGGCACCATTCAAAACATTAGCTTATGAAGAGGGTGTAAATTATACTGCTGGGTTACCGTTTATAAGAACCTCTCCTGACCACGGAGTCGCTTATGATATTGCCGGAAAAAACATTGCAGATGAGCAAAGTTTTACGGAGGCTATTTTTACAGCAATTAAAATTTTCAACAACAGGAGTGAATATAATGATCTAATGAGCAATAGAATGCAGCCAAGAAAAATGGTTGTAGACAATGGAATAGACGAAGATTTGCCTGATGAAAACGAAGCGTAAATAAAACAAACGCATTTTAAAACAATTTGTTTGACATTTTATTTGTAATTATAAAAAAAATGCATATTTTTGCACACTCATTTTATGGACAAGTTAAGAAACTATGACGTAAGCTTTTCCGGATTAAAAAACGGCAAGCATCAGTTCAAATTTGAGATAGATCAATCGTTCTTTCAATTATTTGACACTGAACAGGAATTTACAAATCCTAGAATTACGGTAGATGCTTTCCTAGAAAAGCACACCACTTTTTTAGAATTTGAAATAAAAATCAATGGAATTGTAGAATTGGTTTGTGATATTACAAACGCAGAATTCGACTATCCTATAGAGAATGAAATTAAAGTTTTGGTAAAGTTTGGAGAAGAATATGATGATAGTGATGAAAACGTTATTACCATTCCAAGCACAGACCACGCTTTCAATGTAGCACAGTTGATTTACGAGAATGTGATGCTTTCCATACCAATGAAAAAAGTATCTCCAAACGTAAGCGATGAAGATTTAGAAATTCTTGATCAATTCAGTCCTAAAGATATTGAAGAGGTTGAAGAAGAACACGAAAGTGACCCGAGATGGGAAGCGCTTAAAAAATTAAAAGACAAAAATTAAAATAATTTAAATATGATGAGATGATGAAAAAAATCTCATCGCTCATCAAATTAAAATAGTTATTACACAATGGCACATCCAAAGAGAAGACAGTCGTCCACAAGAAGAGATAAGAGAAGAACTCACTACAAAGCTGTAGTTCCTCAATTAGCTAAAGATGCAACTACAGGTGAACTTCACCTTTACCACAGAGCTCACTGGCATGAAGGAAAACTTTACTATAGAGGTAAAGTAGTATTGGAGAAAACAGTGGAAACTACTGAAGAAAACTAAGAGGCTATTTTTTAAAAAAACCTCATTTTAATACAAAAACCGTCCAATTTTGATAAAATTGGACGGTTTTTTGTTGTTTTTTATGTTTTTTTGGTATCTTTGACCCAAAATCAAATATCAAATTTATGGACATTAAAGACATACAAAATCTTATTAAGTTTGTATCTAAAGCTGAGGTTTCAGAAGTAAAATACAAAACTAAAGATTTCGAAATCACTATTAAAACTCCATTAGCAGGAAGTGAAGTGAACTATGCACAACCTGCAGTTTACCATACTGCTCCACAGCAAGCAGCTGCTCCTGTACAAACGGCTACTCCTGTCGTTCCTACTGAAAAGACTGAAGCCGCTTCTGATGACAGCAAATATGTAACTATCAAATCTCCAATGATTGGTACTTTCTACAGAAAGCCATCTCCAGATAAAGATGTTTTTGTAAATGTAGGTGACGAGGTTTCTAACGGAAAAATTGTTTGTGTAATTGAAGCAATGAAGTTATTCAACCAGATAGAATCTGAAATCAGCGGAAAAATCGTTAAGATATTGGTAGATGATGCTACACCTGTAGAGTATGACCAACCTTTATTCTTGGTAGATCCATCTTAAGGAATTTTAGATTAAAGATTATAAATTTTAGATGAATACTTTTCATTTAAAATAATTTAAAATTCAAAATTTATAATTTAAAATTTCGGAAAGATGTTCAAAAAAATATTAATAGCCAACCGTGGCGAAATTGCAATGCGTATTCTTCGTACTTGCAAAGAAATGGGGATCAAAACCGTTGCAGTATATTCTACTGCAGACAAAGACAGTCTTCACGTAAGATTTGCTGATGAGGCAGTTTGTATTGGTCCTGCGATGAGTAAAGACTCTTATCTTAAAATTCCAAATATCATTGCTGCTGCAGAAATAACCAATGCAGATGCTATTCATCCTGGATATGGTTTCTTATCTGAAAATGCTAATTTCTCAAGAATCTGTCAGAAGAATGGTATTAAATTTATTGGTGCTTCTCCTGAACAGATCGAGAAAATGGGTGACAAAGCTAATGCCAAGGCAACTATGAAAGCGGCTGGTGTACCATGTGTACCAGGTTCGGATGGATTGATCGAATCCTATGAACATGCTGTAAAAGTAGCTGGGGAGACAGGATACCCAGTCATGATCAAAGCAACTGCAGGTGGTGGTGGAAAAGGAATGAGAGCTGTTTGGAGAGCTGAAGACCTTAAAGACCATTGGGAATCTGCCATTCAAGAAGCCGTAGCTGCTTTCGGAAACGGAGGTATGTATATGGAAAAATTAATTGAAGAGCCTAGACATATTGAAATTCAGGTAGCAGGAGACCAATACGGTAAAGCCTGTCATCTTTCTGAAAGAGATTGTTCAGTACAGAGAAGAAATCAGAAATTAACTGAAGAGACTCCATCTCCTTTTATGACTGATGAACTTCGTGAGAAAATGGGTGATGCAGCAGTAAAAGCAGCAGAGTTTATTGGTTACGAAGGTGTGGGAACAATAGAATTCTTAGTAGACAAGCACAGAAATTTCTATTTCATGGAAATGAATACAAGAATTCAGGTGGAACACCCGATCACTGAGCAGGTAATTGATTATGATCTGATCAGAGAACAAATTCTTTTGGCTGCAGGAACGCCTATTTCAGGAATTAACTATTATCCAAAATTACATTCTATCGAATGCAGAATCAATGCAGAGGATCCTTATGCTGATTTCAGACCATCTCCAGGAAAAATCACAGGATTGAACATTCCTGGTGGACATGGAATCAGAGTTGACACTCACGTATATTCAGGATACACAATCCCTTCCAACTATGATTCAATGATTGCAAAATTGATCACTACGGCTCAGACCCGTGAGGAAGCAATCGCTAAAATGAAACGTGCATTGGAGGAATTTTATATTGAAGGTGTAAAAACAACAATCCCTTTCCACAGACAATTAATGGATGATGAGGATTATCTTGCAGGAAACTACACCACAAAATTCATGGAGAGTTTTGTAATGGATAGAAAATACGATAATCATTAGGATTATTTTATATAAAAAAGCAGAAACTGTCTCATTATGAGGCAGTTTTTTTTATTTAAAATTCACAGAATTCAACAAGAAATCTACAATCAATTATACTGCATGACTTTTATCACATCTCATTATTTCCCTTTTTTTTGATTTAATATTACTTTTGACATGATTTAGAAAAAATTATGAAGAAACAAATTCTATTATGCATAAGTACCTTGCTTATGCTATTTATGTCATCATGTTCCAGTGATGAAATTAATCAAACAACCACTGAAAAATCAGCAAATGAGAATCCAATATCGCTTGAAGATAGTAAAGAATTTGGATCCTATAATGCTTTAGGATACGGCTATAACGTTACCGGAGAATATGCAAATTCCAATTCTACAGGCTTTAAAGTAATTGATATTGATAAGTTTAAAATACACCAAAATCCTAGATTGGTTGATGAAAATACAGTATCTCAAGAATATTCAGAAGAATATGGCGCAGATGCAGCAGCTTTTTCACAAGTCATTTCAAAAAAAGTAAGTGCAACAGATAACCTGCTTCTTTATGGAAAAACAATATCAAATCCATTCAAGTCGGCCATCACAGAAAATTTTAATTTTTTTGATCCTAAATATATTTATGGAAGTTACAACCTCCTAATTAAACAAAAAAGATTTCGATTCAATGCTACAGCAGATTTACTAAGCAATTATTTAACTCAAGATTTTTTAAAAGATCTACAGACAAAAACACCAGAGCAAATAGTACGTGACTATGGTACACATGTCACAGTAGACATTTACACAGGTGCTAAATTAGATATCTTCTTTCAGGCACAAACAACAAATCAAGATCGTCAACGTGCTGCAAGAGCAGGCATAGTAACCGCTGTAAGTACTCTGAACTCAAGTATAGCAAACGATATAGACATACAGGAGGCTTCTAAAAATTATTCTAAAAAGCTATATTACAAAACAAGAGGAGGTGACAAGTCTAAGCGTTTTGCTAACATTATAAATATCGATCAAGGTATACCAAAAATTAATATTTCAGATTGGCAAAGCACCTCTAATAAAAACAATTCTGTTTTAGTAGATTTCGGAGCCAATGGCTTGGTAATAATTTATGATTTAGTAAAAGATCCATTAAAAAAATCTCAAATGAAATCATACATTGACAAATATCTCACTAACAATCAAGTATTTTTAGCTCCGTAAAAATATTATACAATTACTCCCATATTACATAGTCCGCCCATTATATGGCGGATTTTTTATTACTAAAAAACACCTTTAAAATATAATAAGAGATTATAAAATACAATCCAATTGAAATTCCAAATTAAAAATAAACATATCACTAATCAATCCAACATATAATTATTAACTTTGTACAAAACCAAAAGAATATGTCAACAGTAGAAACAGAAAAAAACTCACAGTATTTTATTGACCTTGAAGACAAACATGGAGCACATAACTATCATCCTTTACCCGTAGTTTTAGACCGTGGAGAAGGTGTTTTTGTTTGGGATGTAGAAGGCAAAAAATATTATGATTTTCTTTCAGCTTACTCTGCTGTTAACCAAGGGCATTCTCATCCTAAAATTGTAGAAGCTTTAGTAAATCAAGCAAAAAAATTAGCTTTAACTTCTAGAGCATTTTACAATTCTAACTTAGGAGAATACGAAGAGAAAATCACAACCTTATTCGGCTTTGACAAGGTATTACCTATGAATTCTGGAGCAGAAGCTGTAGAAACAGCGGTAAAACTTGCCAGAAAATGGAGTTATGAAGTAAAAGGAATTTCTGAAAATGCTGCAAAAATAGTTGTATGTGAAAATAATTTTCACGGAAGAACAACAACGATCGTTTCTTTCTCTAATGATCCTGATGCTAATCAGAATTATGGACCTTTTACACCCGGGTTCATTAAAATCCCATATAATGACATTGCTGCACTTGAGGAAGTACTAAGCAAAGAAGCAGGAAATATTGCCGCATTTTTAGTTGAACCTATTCAAGGAGAAGCTGGGGTTTATGTTCCAAATGACGGATTTCTGAAAAATGCATCTGAGCTTTGTAAAAAACATAATGTTCTCTTCATTGCTGACGAAGTACAGACAGGTATCGCAAGAACAGGAAAATTGATCGCTTGCCATCATGAAGATGTACAACCTGACATTTTAATTTTAGGAAAAGCGCTTTCAGGTGGTATGTATCCAGTATCTGCTGTTTTAGCAAATAATGAAATAATGAATGTCATTAAGCCTGGTCAACACGGTTCAACATTTGGCGGAAACCCAATAGCATGTGCGGTTGCAATTGCAGCTTTAGATGTTGTTGCCGATGAGAATTTATCTGAAAGAGCCGAGCAATTAGGACAACTTTTCAGAAGCGAGATCGAAAAATTAATTGAAAAATCTGATTTGATTACTAAAGTTAGAGGTAAAGG is part of the Chryseobacterium paludis genome and encodes:
- the rpmF gene encoding 50S ribosomal protein L32; protein product: MAHPKRRQSSTRRDKRRTHYKAVVPQLAKDATTGELHLYHRAHWHEGKLYYRGKVVLEKTVETTEEN
- the accC gene encoding acetyl-CoA carboxylase biotin carboxylase subunit, giving the protein MFKKILIANRGEIAMRILRTCKEMGIKTVAVYSTADKDSLHVRFADEAVCIGPAMSKDSYLKIPNIIAAAEITNADAIHPGYGFLSENANFSRICQKNGIKFIGASPEQIEKMGDKANAKATMKAAGVPCVPGSDGLIESYEHAVKVAGETGYPVMIKATAGGGGKGMRAVWRAEDLKDHWESAIQEAVAAFGNGGMYMEKLIEEPRHIEIQVAGDQYGKACHLSERDCSVQRRNQKLTEETPSPFMTDELREKMGDAAVKAAEFIGYEGVGTIEFLVDKHRNFYFMEMNTRIQVEHPITEQVIDYDLIREQILLAAGTPISGINYYPKLHSIECRINAEDPYADFRPSPGKITGLNIPGGHGIRVDTHVYSGYTIPSNYDSMIAKLITTAQTREEAIAKMKRALEEFYIEGVKTTIPFHRQLMDDEDYLAGNYTTKFMESFVMDRKYDNH
- a CDS encoding sensor histidine kinase, yielding MAINKYKGYSLRNRVFFGFLLVCLLSVVASSLVPYFVLRSNSLQQSKIDMQEKTSAVMRFLDYAVSRTILETKDLPQVLGNKIFEIADINQHDIVIYDLKGHYLLSNKDEGLISQKSIPVDIVNRILTTDARVDIRGYDQAKDAVFTSSYMVLKNNVLEPIGIVYIPLYHNESSYLEVLHKYVKYILLVDFFLIIFSIWISWVTSNSLAKNITKFSDMITRITLFENEMRPIRYYKNDELNALARAYNRMILQIQDQKERLRFKASEEAWREMAKQVAHEVKNPLTPMKLTIQNFERKFDPQDPNVTERVKLMSKTMVDQIDLIATVASAFSEFAKLPEKNNETINLNAEIADILRVFSDDSVFVHTNKSNIMINMDKIYLSRIITNLVTNAKQAQSDDRKLIINVDIEQHQRRVMISVQDNGVGIPDNMYERIFEPNFTSKNSGMGLGLSMVRKMVEDYKGEISVKSEVDKGSTFTITLPTNL
- the accB gene encoding acetyl-CoA carboxylase biotin carboxyl carrier protein: MDIKDIQNLIKFVSKAEVSEVKYKTKDFEITIKTPLAGSEVNYAQPAVYHTAPQQAAAPVQTATPVVPTEKTEAASDDSKYVTIKSPMIGTFYRKPSPDKDVFVNVGDEVSNGKIVCVIEAMKLFNQIESEISGKIVKILVDDATPVEYDQPLFLVDPS
- a CDS encoding riboflavin synthase, which encodes MFTGIIEAVGVIEKIEEKGSNIDFTLTCPFTNELKIDQSLAHNGCCLTVVEIKDDQYVVTAINETLEKTNLGNWNVGTVVNLERCMKMDGRLDGHIVQGHVDKTGEVAGIENKDGSYFITIKYDNEGGFVTVPQGSITMNGISLTVAKSEDSQFSVAIIPYTWEFTNMQHLKIGDKVNLEFDIIGKYIARLINKQNGN
- a CDS encoding YceD family protein, with the translated sequence MDKLRNYDVSFSGLKNGKHQFKFEIDQSFFQLFDTEQEFTNPRITVDAFLEKHTTFLEFEIKINGIVELVCDITNAEFDYPIENEIKVLVKFGEEYDDSDENVITIPSTDHAFNVAQLIYENVMLSIPMKKVSPNVSDEDLEILDQFSPKDIEEVEEEHESDPRWEALKKLKDKN
- the rocD gene encoding ornithine--oxo-acid transaminase, with translation MSTVETEKNSQYFIDLEDKHGAHNYHPLPVVLDRGEGVFVWDVEGKKYYDFLSAYSAVNQGHSHPKIVEALVNQAKKLALTSRAFYNSNLGEYEEKITTLFGFDKVLPMNSGAEAVETAVKLARKWSYEVKGISENAAKIVVCENNFHGRTTTIVSFSNDPDANQNYGPFTPGFIKIPYNDIAALEEVLSKEAGNIAAFLVEPIQGEAGVYVPNDGFLKNASELCKKHNVLFIADEVQTGIARTGKLIACHHEDVQPDILILGKALSGGMYPVSAVLANNEIMNVIKPGQHGSTFGGNPIACAVAIAALDVVADENLSERAEQLGQLFRSEIEKLIEKSDLITKVRGKGLLNAILINDTPDSSTAWNLCLKLKENGLLAKPTHGNIIRLAPPLVITEEQLLDCVKIIEKTILDFKK
- the pdxA gene encoding 4-hydroxythreonine-4-phosphate dehydrogenase PdxA, with the translated sequence MSPKNYKVRVGISIGDFNGIGPEIIMKSLKDKTITDFFTPIIFGSGKLFTYQKNIFKLNLNFNYINETSQAQGGKLNMVNLAKDNSNVELGVPTEESTQMAIASLEAATEALIKGEIDVLVTAPINKDEMVKMGFKHAGHTGYFEEKFNKKGLMFLVTDDLKVAVSTHHIPIAKVAENISKEKIKKQIKALNQTLIEDFCIQKPKIAVLGLNPHSGDGGVIGSEEIEIIGPAIKELSDNGILAFGPFPADSFFQPNKYKNFDAVLAMYHDQGLAPFKTLAYEEGVNYTAGLPFIRTSPDHGVAYDIAGKNIADEQSFTEAIFTAIKIFNNRSEYNDLMSNRMQPRKMVVDNGIDEDLPDENEA
- a CDS encoding MACPF domain-containing protein produces the protein MKKQILLCISTLLMLFMSSCSSDEINQTTTEKSANENPISLEDSKEFGSYNALGYGYNVTGEYANSNSTGFKVIDIDKFKIHQNPRLVDENTVSQEYSEEYGADAAAFSQVISKKVSATDNLLLYGKTISNPFKSAITENFNFFDPKYIYGSYNLLIKQKRFRFNATADLLSNYLTQDFLKDLQTKTPEQIVRDYGTHVTVDIYTGAKLDIFFQAQTTNQDRQRAARAGIVTAVSTLNSSIANDIDIQEASKNYSKKLYYKTRGGDKSKRFANIINIDQGIPKINISDWQSTSNKNNSVLVDFGANGLVIIYDLVKDPLKKSQMKSYIDKYLTNNQVFLAP